The sequence below is a genomic window from Pseudomonadota bacterium.
TCTAATTTTAAATTACTGATAACCTTACTTGAAAAATATGGTGGGATTTCATATACGGACCAATGTGCGAAGGATCATGTTAAGCAGGCAAAAGATTCATTGCTTGTTTTTAAACCTTCAAAAACAAGAGACATATTAGAATTTATTGCCGATTATACTCTTTTAAGAAAATCCTGACCCTTTTTTACCGACCAGTAAGTAAAGGCTTTGCTATCACAACCTGCCGGGAATAAGCATATGAAAATCAATATCCCAAATATTTTGACAATTACAAGGATCTTGCTTGTCCCGCTTTTTATTATTTTTCTGATCAGGGATTTATATGTTTCCGCACTCATTGTCTTTGTATGTGCTGGATTGAGTGATGGTTTAGACGGTTTTATTGCACGGTATTTCAACCAGCGCACTGAACTTGGTGCCTATCTTGATCCTATAGCAGATAAACTTCTTATAATCTCAGCCTATGCCAGCCTTGCTGTTATTAAAATAATTCCGGGCTGGCTTGCGGTTATTGTGATCACGCGGGATGTTCTTATACTTCTTGGGATAGCGATTTTTTCTTTAACGGATATAACTATTGAGATTAAGCCAAGCCTTGTGAGTAAATGCACAACGTTTGCACAATTGGGAACTGTAGTATTTATTCTTTTTAACCCGACTATTTCTGATGCGGTAACAATTAAACATTATATTTACTGGCTTACTGCAGGGTTATCAATTATATCCGGCTTTCATTATATTTATAAAGGTATGAA
It includes:
- a CDS encoding CDP-alcohol phosphatidyltransferase family protein, encoding MNIPNILTITRILLVPLFIIFLIRDLYVSALIVFVCAGLSDGLDGFIARYFNQRTELGAYLDPIADKLLIISAYASLAVIKIIPGWLAVIVITRDVLILLGIAIFSLTDITIEIKPSLVSKCTTFAQLGTVVFILFNPTISDAVTIKHYIYWLTAGLSIISGFHYIYKGMNLLQESSIEN